A single window of Neisseria sp. KEM232 DNA harbors:
- a CDS encoding 1-acyl-sn-glycerol-3-phosphate acyltransferase: MKTFLKKQTAWLTDQALCLTVSFLTGVKPQSARLPDFTPQRKIYYANHGSHGDFMLVWISLPRRWRTAARPVAGSDYWLTGRLKRFIIRNVFNALLIPRHSGRPQDITEQMAAVLDAGDSLILFPEGTRNTDDQTRLLPFKSGIYHLARARPDTELVPIWIDNISRVLPKGKILPVPLLCEVHIGSPLRLHDNEDKESFLARSREALLALAPADTKAV, encoded by the coding sequence ATGAAAACCTTCCTGAAAAAACAGACCGCCTGGCTCACCGACCAAGCGCTCTGTCTTACCGTTTCCTTCCTCACCGGCGTCAAACCGCAAAGCGCCCGCCTGCCCGACTTCACGCCGCAGCGCAAAATCTACTACGCCAACCACGGCAGCCACGGCGACTTCATGCTCGTATGGATTTCCCTGCCCCGCCGTTGGCGCACCGCCGCCCGCCCCGTCGCCGGATCGGACTACTGGCTCACAGGCCGTCTGAAACGCTTCATCATCCGCAACGTCTTCAACGCCCTGCTCATCCCGCGCCACAGCGGCCGCCCGCAGGACATCACCGAGCAAATGGCCGCCGTCCTCGATGCGGGCGACTCCCTCATCCTCTTTCCCGAAGGCACGCGCAACACCGACGACCAAACCCGCCTGCTCCCCTTCAAATCCGGCATCTACCACCTCGCCCGCGCCCGCCCCGACACCGAACTCGTCCCCATCTGGATAGACAACATCAGCCGCGTCCTGCCCAAAGGCAAAATCCTCCCCGTGCCCCTGCTGTGCGAAGTCCACATCGGCTCCCCCCTGCGCCTGCACGACAACGAAGACAAAGAAAGCTTTCTTGCCCGCAGCCGCGAAGCCCTCCTCGCCCTCGCCCCCGCCGACACCAAGGCCGTTTGA